The genomic DNA TGAAATTTGATTACTCGATCAAATGGTATGAACTAGCAGAAAATAAACTACTGCGGCAAGCACAATACATTCTAGAACAATCTCAAAATGTGGTTATTGCAGAAAATTTTTATGATGCTATCAAGAGTGAGGTTGATAAACTTTCTTTCACGGCAGATGTGTACCGCCTTAGAAAGAAAAAGGAAATCCCCATTCTTAACGGGAAATATCTTGTAAAATTCCTTATTGGTAGAGAAACCGTTTATATCGTAGATTTTAAATCAGCTAAACAAAAAAATTATTAAATCGTTAGATTCAGAAATAATCCATAAAATCATTGCCAACAAGTGCCAATGATTTTATGGATTTTCATTTTTTTTGAGCGTAAAAAAAACCGCAAAAAGAAAGACGAGTTACTTTCTGCGGTTAATGGGTGCAATGAGATTTTGCACCATTGTTATCCATATAAGATTTGCGAATTCCTCCGCTCTTTCATC from Haemophilus parainfluenzae includes the following:
- a CDS encoding type II toxin-antitoxin system RelE/ParE family toxin, giving the protein KFDYSIKWYELAENKLLRQAQYILEQSQNVVIAENFYDAIKSEVDKLSFTADVYRLRKKKEIPILNGKYLVKFLIGRETVYIVDFKSAKQKNY